The following are from one region of the Homalodisca vitripennis isolate AUS2020 unplaced genomic scaffold, UT_GWSS_2.1 ScUCBcl_7360;HRSCAF=15021, whole genome shotgun sequence genome:
- the LOC124374118 gene encoding zinc finger FYVE domain-containing protein 26-like, which yields WATVGRIVCRGRPAGHVGSLTSDLRNAANRTSPRSEFNKVPCQRCERTCSGPNSGHSLLRCPTKAGLDYNSVWLAWGKSCPQSRSLDGSQEDKFAHCNPHKKDTQMLSDIMQILQDNPQLTDLKSRLGRLKMLSTKQETLHTNQGLEPRVYEECLYYLRTYGSYATTLSFYLNQNDIKSAVCLLLEGAVDLQVYLENLFSALLYSPAESPRCTPAWPEYLRVSCAYCERHQLFHVLYQVQVLTGDHVRAALTCIHFFRHNARNYGDLATTKGHLETAVGHLQQRPQAHQRLQLEVVVFLASATPEVTSYTLFGYRAQEPTGDAVVWTGSDSLPVHCQTTAGSSGVLWHLLLCLRSPRTHCLVTEPKNPLVMQLSGQDLTRYLSTARLQLEVVVFLASSTPEVASYTLFGSSAHRVSLAAAVIAAGDDLEQSLALATRVTEDWQQGKPAVLCPAAAQLVRAGRASVVRRLVTLFRSEPELCNELLITALKEHPQQSDIDTLMALVTGVPSKITAMIECGQLKSAYLLAVKHDRLSDIQRIMEAADQLGPTAHQENLP from the exons AGTGGGCTACTGTAGGACGGATTGTTTGCCGAGGTCGACCTGCTGGGCATGTTGGTAGCCTCACCTCAGACCTGCGCAATGCTGCCAACCGAACCTCTCCGAGGTCAGAGTTTAACAAAGTGCCCTGTCAACGCTGCGAGAGAACCTGCTCAGGTCCGAACTCTGGACACTCGCTCTTGAG GTGTCCCACCAAGGCTGGTCTGGACTACAACAGCGTGTGGTTGGCTTGGGGCAAGTCCTGTCCTCAAAGCCGGAGCCTGGACGGAAGCCAGGAGGACAAGTTCGCCCACTGTAACCCTCACAAGAAGGACACGCAGATGTTGTCGGATATAATGCAGATATTACAG GATAACCCGCAGTTAACGGATCTGAAGAGTCGACTGGGTCGGCTGAAGATGTTATCGACAAAACAGGAGACTCTTCACACCAACCAAGGACTGGAGCCCAGGGTTTACGAGGAGTGCCTTTACTACCTGCGCACTTATGGCAGTTACGCCACCACCCTCTCCTTCTACCTCAACCAGAATGATATAAA ATCTGCGGTGTGTTTGCTGTTAGAGGGGGCAGTAGATCTTCAGGTCTACCTAGAGAATCTGTTTTCTGCCCTGCTCTACAGTCCGGCAGAGTCACCGAGATGTACACCTGCATGGCCA GAGTATCTGCGAGTGTCCTGCGCGTACTGTGAGCGCCATCAGCTGTTCCACGTGTTGTATCAAGTGCAGGTCTTGACAGGTGACCACGTGCGGGCAGCCCTCACCTGCATTCACTTCTTCCGCCACAACGCACGCAACTACGGAGACTTGGCAACCACCAAGGGCCACCTGGAGACTGCCGTAGGCCACCTGCAGCAGCGCCCTCAAGCCCACCAAAG ACTACAGCTGGAAGTGGTGGTGTTCTTGGCATCTGCTACGCCTGAGGTCACTTCGTACACACTGTTTGGTTACAGAGCCCAAGAACCCACTGGTGATGCAGTTGTCTGGACAGGATCTGACTCGCTACCTGTCCACTGCCAGACTACAGCTGGAAGTAGTGGTGTTCTTTGGCATCTGTTATTATGCCTGAGGTCACCTCGTACACACTGTTTGGTTACAGAGCCCAAGAACCCACTGGTGATGCAGTTGTCTGGACAGGATCTGACTCGCTACCTGTCCACTGCCAGACTACAGCTGGAAGTGGTGGTGTTCCTGGCATCTTCTACCCCTGAGGTTGCTTCGTACACGCTGTTTGGTAGCTCAGCACACCGAGTCAGTCTGGCCGCAGCTGTCATCGCCGCTGGAGATGATCTTGAGCAGAGTTTAGCACTTGCTACCAG AGTGACAGAAGATTGGCAACAAGGGAAACCGGCTGTTTTGTGTCCAGCAGCGGCTCAGTTGGTGAGAGCAGGTCGGGCCAGTGTGGTGCGAAGGTTGGTAACACTGTTCCGGTCAGAGCCGGAGCTCTGCAATGAGCTGTTGATCACTGCACTGAAGGAGCACCCACAGCAGTCTGACATTGATACTCTGATGGCCCTAGTTACCGGTGTGCCTTCCAAG